The genomic DNA GTGGTTAATTAAATTAAACCGTTTAGGCGTAATGTTTTTAGTTTTAAATAACTCGTAACAAATAAGCTGTACGGCGTGGCTTAAATTAAGGCTGGGGTAACTTTCGCTGCTGGGGATAGTAACCAGCCGGTGGCATAGCGCCAGCTCGTCATCGCTTAGACCGTCTCTTTCGTTCCCAAAAACAATGGCTATTTCACCCTCAGTATAGTCACTGCACAAAGCTGCCAGCTCGCCGGGTAATAAATAATGGTTTTTACGGTGTTTTCCGTGCCGCCGGCAAGTACCCACCGCCAAAATACTACCGGCTAAGGCCTGCTGTAAATTATCAAAATATTCGGCTTGTTCAAAAATATTAAAAGCCGTTAAACTCCACTGTTTAACTTCATCGGTATTAATGGGGGCCGGCTTTACCAATTTTAAGTTGCTAAAGCCCATCGTTTTAATGGCCCGGCAGCTGGCGCCAATATTGATGGAACCTTCGGGCCGGCATAATACTAAGCTAATTTGCTTCATTAAACTATTGTAAAGCAATTAACGGCCTTTGCCTACTAGCGATTGCCATCTTTTAGTTATTAAAAATCACCTATAAAAAGCTCAAGCTCAAGTAAAAATGGCCGATAGCTTAACTATTAACTATGCAGGAATCTACCGAAAATTACCTTGAA from Spirochaetaceae bacterium includes the following:
- a CDS encoding RNA methyltransferase is translated as MKQISLVLCRPEGSINIGASCRAIKTMGFSNLKLVKPAPINTDEVKQWSLTAFNIFEQAEYFDNLQQALAGSILAVGTCRRHGKHRKNHYLLPGELAALCSDYTEGEIAIVFGNERDGLSDDELALCHRLVTIPSSESYPSLNLSHAVQLICYELFKTKNITPKRFNLINHEKVAALSEHAITNLDKLAFFAISGATGKKEAAMFWHDILGRAGLTSREEHYLYNFFDKIANINTEHYK